A genomic region of Saccopteryx bilineata isolate mSacBil1 chromosome 1, mSacBil1_pri_phased_curated, whole genome shotgun sequence contains the following coding sequences:
- the LOC136319705 gene encoding olfactory receptor 1S1-like — protein sequence MHQGNQTTISEFLLLGFSNQAEQQNLLFVLFLGMFLITVVGNGLIILAISLDVYLHTPMYLFLANLSFADISSVSTSIPKMLVNIQTKSQSISYKSCITQMYFLIVFVVIDNFLLGVMAYDRFVAICHPLNYMTVMKPRLCILLTIIPWVLSNIVALTHTLLLLRLCFCDNNTLSHFFCDLASLLKLSCSDTVINEFVLFIVGLSVITLPFAFILFSYICIVRAVLRISSTEGKWKAFSTCASHLTVVLLFYGTIVGVYFFPSSTHDRDKIGAILFTVVTPMMNPFIYSLRNKDIKATLRKLIKRRTQQRSLRSSHEGAITPSDLPTSSASSVLNPK from the coding sequence ATGCATCAAGGAAACCAAACCACCATCTCTGAATTCCTTCTCCTGGGATTCTCCAACCAGGCGGAGCAGCAGAATCTTCTTTTTGTGCTTTTCCTGGGCATGTTCCTCATCACTGTGGTTGGGAATGGCCTCATCATTCTGGCCATCAGCTTGGATGTTTATCTTCACACCCCAATGTATCTCTTCCTTGCTAATCTATCTTTTGCTGATATTTCCTCTGTTTCCACCTCAATCCCCAAAATGCTCGTGAATATTCAGACCAAGAGTCAATCCATCTCCTACAAGAGCTGCATTACACAGATGTACTTTTTAATTGTGTTCGTTGTCATTgacaatttcctcttgggagTCATGGCCTACGACCGTTTTGTGGCTATCTGCCACCCTCTGAACTATATGACCGTCATGAAACCCAGGCTCTGCATCTTGCTGACAATCATTCCATGGGTTCTCAGTAATATTGTTGCCCTGACACACACTCTTCTACTCCTTCGATTGTGTTTCTGTGACAACAACACTCTTTCACACTTCTTTTGTGACTTGGCCTCTCTGCTCAAACTATCCTGCTCAGACACAGTGATCAATGAATTTGTGTTGTTCATCGTAGGCTTATCAGTCATCACCCTCCCTTTTGCCTTCATCCTCTTCTCCTACATCTGCATTGTCAGGGCTGTCCTGAGAATCTCATccacagagggaaagtggaaagcCTTCTCTACCTGTGCATCTCACTTAACAGTTGTATTGCTCTTCTATGGGACCATTGTAGGGGTTTATTTCTTCCCCTCTTCTACTCATGACAGAGATAAAATTGGTGCGATTCTATTCACTGTGGTGACACCCATGATGAACCCCTTCATCTACAGCCTAAGAAACAAAGACATAAAAGCTACCCTGAGAAAGCTCatca
- the OR10W1 gene encoding olfactory receptor 10W1 codes for MTWGNHSLLMEFVFLAYPSHPELCAFSFLGVSLVYTLIISGNVLIVVAIQTEIHLHTPMYYFLGSLSGVEICYTAVVVPHILVNILQSQKAITLLGCATQMIFFIGLGSADCFLLVIMAYDRYVAICHPLWYPLIMTLTLCVHLVVATVVIGLFLSLQLTVFIFSLPFCQTRGIEHFFCDVPPVMRLVCANSHIHEQSVLVAATLAIAVPFLLITASYIFIIAAVLKIHSAAGRQRAFSTCSSHLTVVLLQYGCCAFMYLRPSSSYSPKQDQFISLVYTLGTPLLNPLIYTLRNSEMKGTIRRVLTRNCLS; via the coding sequence ATGACCTGGGGAAATCACTCACTGTTAATGGAGTTTGTGTTCCTGGCTTATCCCTCCCACCCTGAGCTGTGTGCCTTCTCCTTCCTTGGAGTCAGCCTGGTTTATACATTGATTATAAGTGGGAATGTCCTCATTGTGGTGGCCATCCAGACAGAAATTCATCTGCACACACCCATGTACTATTTCCTGGGCAGCCTCTCAGGGGTAGAAATATGCTACACTGCTGTGGTGGTGCCTCACATTCTGGTCAACATCTTACAGTCACAGAAGGCCATCACCCTCCTGGGCTGTGCCACGCAGATGATTTTCTTCATCGGACTCGGCAGTGCCGATTGCTTCCTCTTGGTTATCATGGCTTATGACCGATATGTTGCTATTTGCCATCCCTTGTGGTATCCTCTCatcatgactttaactctttgtGTTCACCTGGTTGTTGCAACTGTGGTCATCGGCTTGTTCCTGTCCTTACAACTGACGGTCTTCATCTTCTCCCTGCCATTCTGCCAGACCCGAGGTATCGAACATTTCTTTTGCGATGTGCCACCAGTGATGCGTCTTGTTTGTGCCAACAGCCACATCCATGAGCAGTCGGTGCTGGTGGCAGCCACACTAGCCATTGCTGTGCCTTTCCTCCTCATCACCGCCTCCTACATTTTCATCATAGCTGCTGTGCTCAAGATCCATTCAGCTGCTGGCCGCCAGCGGGCGTTCTCCACCTGTTCCTCCCACCTGACTGTGGTCCTGCTGCAGTATGGCTGCTGTGCCTTCATGTACCTGCGCCCCAGCTCCAGCTACTCTCCCAAGCAAGATCAGTTCATCTCATTGGTATATACATTGGGCACCCCACTGCTCAACCCACTTATCTATACCTTGAGGAACAGTGAGATGAAGGGGACCATAAGAAGAGTTCTTACCAGGAATTGCCTCTCCTAG